Genomic window (Ureibacillus composti):
TATGCAAGCGAATTTCTTGAATGTCAATTTCTTCGCACTCAATTTTCTTATGAAATTCCTTTTTGATATCCTCTAAAGTCATTCCTTGAGCTTTCATATCTTCTATGGTTTGTAGTCTTGTAATTACATCAGAGGAATAATAACGATAATTTGAGGCAGAGCGTTCGGCATCTAAAAGTCCAATATTTGTGTAGTAATCAATTGTACGTTTTGTAATTCCTGTTCTTTCTGCCACTTCACCAATTCTTAGTTTCTCGATCCCATCGTTATTCCCTCCCAACTGTAACGTATTACTTCTATATTATTATAGTACATCAAAAAAAATCAAATATTCGAGATAAATATATTCTTATGTTCATATTTTCATTTATTTTCTATGCTTTAAAGGCAATTTATTATCCTGCTGTTGAAACATGCATCGTAGATTAATACGTGATGGTTTCATATCGGTGTACGTTCCCTCAAATAAAAAACACGAACGATT
Coding sequences:
- a CDS encoding MerR family transcriptional regulator, producing MGGNNDGIEKLRIGEVAERTGITKRTIDYYTNIGLLDAERSASNYRYYSSDVITRLQTIEDMKAQGMTLEDIKKEFHKKIECEEIDIQEIRLHMQTLENEVSQLLKQIEKHEKTSKEFIKNKISNESAALLKSLILLIT